The following proteins come from a genomic window of Micromonospora echinofusca:
- the yidD gene encoding membrane protein insertion efficiency factor YidD, with product MLSGPIVAYRRWISPALPARCRFYPSCSAYALEAVAVHGAIRGAGLTARRLLRCHPFHPGGHDPVPEPGGRRRADVTGA from the coding sequence GTGCTGAGCGGGCCGATCGTCGCGTACCGTCGGTGGATAAGTCCGGCTCTGCCGGCCCGCTGCCGGTTCTACCCGTCGTGCAGTGCCTACGCCCTGGAGGCGGTGGCGGTGCACGGCGCGATCCGGGGAGCGGGCCTGACGGCCCGGCGGTTGTTGCGCTGCCACCCCTTCCACCCAGGTGGACACGACCCGGTGCCGGAGCCGGGCGGCCGCCGCCGTGCCGATGTGACTGGAGCCTGA
- the yidC gene encoding membrane protein insertase YidC translates to MSLDWIYYAISWILLAWHGAWDAIGVPDAAVIGTNWAWILAIVFLVVTVRVILFPVFVKQIKSQRAMQALQPQVKALQEKHKGDRETLQKEMMELYRKEKANPLMGCLPMFLQIPVFLGLFHVLRRLNPDKSEAGKTLYGWTLGQFESASAAKLFTAPIAGKFGSTAEELARLGANGTTVKIIAGILVLVMMGTTYLTSRQMILKTGWAEDPQQRMIQKLMLYGIPLSLLISGAIFPIGVIIYWVTNNLFTLAQQQWVLRKFPPPPTATSKPGTSTRNPVQPAKTGGLLGRAKAAPQAPAKPAAPKVAGPKPGAKPANPKKSRPAKRQG, encoded by the coding sequence TTGAGTCTCGACTGGATCTACTACGCGATTTCGTGGATCCTGCTGGCCTGGCATGGGGCCTGGGACGCCATCGGGGTGCCGGACGCGGCCGTGATCGGCACCAACTGGGCCTGGATCCTCGCCATCGTCTTCCTGGTGGTCACCGTCCGGGTGATCCTCTTCCCCGTCTTCGTCAAGCAGATCAAGTCGCAGCGGGCGATGCAGGCCCTCCAGCCGCAGGTCAAGGCGCTGCAGGAGAAGCACAAGGGTGACCGGGAGACGCTCCAGAAGGAGATGATGGAGCTCTATCGGAAGGAAAAGGCCAACCCGCTCATGGGCTGCCTTCCGATGTTCCTCCAGATCCCCGTCTTCCTGGGCCTCTTCCACGTGCTCCGCCGCCTCAACCCGGACAAGAGCGAGGCCGGCAAGACCCTCTACGGCTGGACGCTCGGCCAGTTCGAGAGCGCCTCGGCGGCGAAGCTCTTCACCGCCCCGATCGCCGGCAAGTTCGGCTCCACCGCCGAGGAACTGGCCCGGCTCGGCGCCAACGGCACCACCGTGAAGATCATCGCCGGCATCCTCGTCCTGGTGATGATGGGCACCACCTACCTCACCAGCCGCCAGATGATCCTCAAGACCGGCTGGGCCGAGGACCCGCAGCAGCGGATGATCCAGAAGCTGATGCTCTACGGCATCCCGCTGTCGCTGCTCATCTCCGGCGCCATCTTCCCCATCGGTGTGATCATCTACTGGGTCACGAACAACCTCTTCACCCTGGCGCAGCAGCAGTGGGTGCTGCGGAAGTTCCCGCCGCCGCCCACCGCCACCAGCAAGCCGGGCACCTCGACCCGCAACCCGGTGCAGCCGGCGAAGACGGGCGGCCTGCTCGGCCGCGCCAAGGCCGCCCCCCAGGCACCGGCGAAGCCGGCCGCGCCCAAGGTCGCCGGCCCCAAGCCGGGCGCCAAGCCGGCCAACCCGAAGAAGAGCCGCCCCGCCAAGCGGCAGGGCTGA
- a CDS encoding Jag family protein, translated as MTDTSTPRADESLDEEGTEPTAVNGETEETDEESSPKEKKAVGESELFRQSEIAADYVEGLLDILDYDGDIDELVSGGRPVVEVVGGRLQNLVGQRGATLEALQELARLAVFRQTGTPSRLLLDVGGYRATRRKELAAVAKNAVEKVKEYGESVRLEPMSAFERKCVHDVVNAMSGVESESEGVEPNRRIIVRPAD; from the coding sequence GTGACCGACACCAGCACCCCCCGCGCCGACGAGTCCCTGGACGAGGAGGGGACCGAGCCGACCGCGGTGAACGGCGAGACCGAGGAGACCGACGAGGAGTCGAGCCCCAAGGAGAAGAAGGCCGTCGGCGAGAGCGAACTGTTCCGGCAGAGCGAGATCGCGGCCGACTACGTCGAGGGCCTGCTCGACATCCTCGACTACGACGGCGACATCGACGAGCTGGTCTCCGGCGGTCGTCCCGTCGTCGAGGTGGTGGGCGGCCGGCTGCAGAACCTGGTCGGCCAGCGCGGTGCCACCCTGGAGGCCCTCCAGGAGCTCGCCCGGCTGGCCGTCTTCCGGCAGACCGGCACCCCGAGTCGGCTGCTGCTCGACGTCGGCGGCTACCGGGCGACCCGCCGCAAGGAACTCGCCGCCGTCGCCAAGAACGCCGTGGAGAAGGTCAAGGAGTACGGCGAGTCCGTACGCCTGGAGCCCATGTCCGCGTTCGAGCGCAAGTGCGTACACGACGTCGTCAACGCGATGAGCGGCGTGGAGAGCGAGTCCGAGGGCGTCGAGCCGAACCGCCGCATCATCGTCCGGCCGGCGGACTGA
- the rsmG gene encoding 16S rRNA (guanine(527)-N(7))-methyltransferase RsmG, which translates to MAARDAPSPTVAVLPPELAGAARTLFGDRLDLAAAYAELLATDGVVRGLIGPREAPRIWDRHLLNCAAVAERIPQGATVLDVGSGAGLPGLVLAIARPDLTVTLIEPLARRTSFLIEAVQHLGLAKMVRVFRGRADEAATGATGVGPLRGDVVTARAVAPLDRLSTWCLPLALPGGRLIALKGASAVDEIAEHAQTVARLGGGEPEVHRCGEGVIDPPTTVVEIVRERMVGPARPKAPKRSRGGRSRRR; encoded by the coding sequence GTGGCTGCTCGGGATGCGCCCTCCCCGACCGTGGCGGTGCTGCCGCCGGAGCTGGCCGGCGCGGCCCGCACGCTCTTCGGCGACCGGCTGGACCTGGCGGCCGCGTACGCCGAACTGCTCGCCACCGACGGCGTGGTCCGCGGCCTGATCGGCCCGCGTGAGGCGCCCCGGATCTGGGACCGCCACCTGCTCAACTGCGCGGCGGTGGCCGAGCGGATCCCGCAGGGGGCGACGGTCCTCGACGTCGGCTCCGGCGCCGGGCTGCCCGGTCTGGTGCTGGCCATCGCGCGTCCCGACCTGACCGTGACCCTGATCGAGCCGCTCGCCCGCCGCACCTCCTTCCTCATCGAGGCGGTGCAGCACCTGGGCCTGGCGAAGATGGTCCGGGTGTTCCGGGGGCGGGCCGACGAGGCGGCGACCGGCGCGACGGGCGTCGGCCCGTTGCGCGGGGACGTGGTCACGGCGCGCGCTGTCGCGCCGCTGGACCGGCTCTCGACGTGGTGCCTGCCCCTGGCCCTCCCCGGCGGTCGGCTGATCGCCCTCAAGGGCGCGTCCGCGGTCGACGAGATCGCCGAGCACGCGCAGACGGTCGCCCGGCTCGGCGGCGGTGAGCCCGAGGTGCACCGCTGCGGCGAGGGCGTGATTGATCCGCCGACGACGGTGGTGGAGATCGTGCGGGAGCGGATGGTCGGGCCGGCCCGGCCGAAGGCCCCGAAGAGGTCGCGAGGCGGCCGGTCCCGGCGGCGCTGA
- a CDS encoding ParA family protein: protein MHDDGRHDDPRVTGSPGDPVSRETDYPNWAPGGASFRPPGWDAAAPPSDAEAVGPEHPATRAAPDVPRAGNPAGGRVIPIRRNASASARFELPVPQQPTPDSVPDATPEPVPVTDTTAAPGASAAEAAYVSRETPTREEDDPPLAMEAMRAVQILNPSGEVTMPRPERTRVMCVANQKGGVGKTTTTVNLAVALALHGNRVLVVDLDPQGNASTGLNVPHHTGVPDVYDCLINSVPLEEVAQGVEGIPNLWCVPATIDLAGAEIELVSVVARESRLARAIAAYPGHFDYVFIDCPPSLGLLTVNALVAAQEVLIPIQCEYYALEGLNQLINNINLVRQHLNPKLDVSTILLTMYDRRTRLADAVEQDVRNHFGDKVLQAVIPRNVRVSEAPSYGQSVMTYDPGSRGATSYFEAAQEIAERGVKEPVGRNA, encoded by the coding sequence GTGCATGACGACGGAAGGCACGACGATCCACGCGTGACCGGGTCACCGGGCGACCCCGTTTCACGTGAAACCGACTACCCCAACTGGGCGCCCGGCGGGGCGTCGTTCCGGCCGCCCGGCTGGGACGCGGCCGCCCCGCCGTCGGACGCCGAGGCGGTTGGGCCGGAGCACCCGGCGACGCGCGCCGCTCCCGACGTGCCGCGCGCCGGCAACCCGGCCGGCGGCCGGGTGATTCCGATCCGGCGCAACGCCTCGGCCTCGGCCCGCTTCGAGCTTCCCGTGCCGCAGCAGCCCACCCCGGACTCCGTGCCGGACGCGACCCCCGAACCCGTTCCCGTCACCGACACGACCGCCGCCCCGGGAGCCAGTGCTGCCGAGGCCGCGTACGTTTCACGTGAAACCCCGACGCGCGAAGAGGATGACCCACCGTTGGCTATGGAGGCGATGCGCGCCGTGCAGATCCTTAATCCGAGTGGCGAGGTGACGATGCCTCGGCCGGAGCGGACCCGGGTCATGTGCGTCGCGAACCAGAAGGGCGGCGTGGGAAAGACCACGACCACGGTGAACCTTGCGGTGGCACTCGCCCTGCACGGCAACCGGGTGCTGGTGGTCGATCTCGATCCGCAAGGAAACGCCTCCACCGGGCTGAACGTCCCGCACCACACGGGTGTGCCGGACGTCTACGACTGCCTCATCAACAGCGTGCCGCTGGAGGAGGTGGCCCAGGGCGTCGAGGGCATCCCCAACCTCTGGTGCGTACCGGCGACGATCGACCTCGCCGGCGCGGAGATCGAGCTGGTGTCGGTGGTCGCCCGCGAGTCGCGGCTGGCCCGGGCGATCGCCGCCTACCCCGGCCACTTCGACTACGTCTTCATCGACTGCCCGCCCTCGCTCGGTCTGCTGACGGTCAACGCGCTCGTGGCCGCGCAGGAGGTGCTCATCCCGATCCAGTGCGAGTACTACGCGCTGGAGGGGCTGAACCAGCTGATCAACAACATCAACCTGGTCCGCCAGCACCTCAACCCCAAGCTCGACGTCTCCACCATCCTGCTCACCATGTACGACCGGCGTACCCGGCTGGCCGACGCCGTCGAGCAGGACGTACGGAACCACTTCGGCGACAAGGTGCTCCAGGCGGTCATCCCCCGCAACGTCCGCGTCTCGGAGGCACCCAGCTACGGCCAGTCCGTGATGACCTACGATCCGGGGTCGCGGGGGGCGACGAGCTACTTCGAAGCCGCCCAGGAGATCGCCGAGCGTGGCGTCAAGGAGCCGGTGGGCCGGAATGCGTAG
- a CDS encoding ParB/RepB/Spo0J family partition protein: MKNRPRGGLGRGLGALIPTGPAPTAVVEPTPAVEPPATAEASTAVGAPEESAPVVASPPAAAQPEPEPVLSPVPGARFAEIPVDAIVPNPKQPRQVFDEDALEELKTSIQEVGFLQPIVVRQLDDEKYELVMGERRWRAAQAVGREKIPAIVRDTQDDAMLRDALLENIHRANLNPLEEAAAYQQLLDEFGATHEELARRIGRSRPQISNTIRLLNLPAQVQTRVAAGILSAGHARALLSLDEAEAQEQLARRIVAEGISVRATEEIVALALSDGTTKKEAAKRRPKPHAPALTDLADRLSDRFDTRVKVDIGRSKGKITIEFATVDDLERIVGLIGVGQEEEPEA, translated from the coding sequence ATGAAGAACCGTCCTCGGGGCGGTCTGGGGCGGGGCCTGGGGGCCCTCATCCCGACCGGGCCGGCGCCGACCGCAGTGGTGGAGCCGACCCCCGCCGTCGAGCCGCCTGCGACGGCTGAGGCGTCGACCGCCGTCGGCGCCCCGGAGGAGTCGGCACCCGTCGTGGCGAGCCCGCCTGCGGCTGCCCAGCCCGAGCCGGAGCCCGTACTCAGCCCTGTGCCGGGGGCCCGGTTCGCCGAGATCCCGGTCGACGCGATCGTGCCGAACCCGAAGCAGCCCCGCCAGGTCTTCGACGAGGACGCCCTGGAGGAGCTGAAGACCTCGATCCAGGAGGTCGGCTTCCTCCAGCCGATCGTCGTACGGCAGCTCGACGACGAGAAGTACGAACTCGTCATGGGCGAGCGGCGTTGGCGGGCCGCGCAGGCCGTCGGGCGGGAGAAGATCCCGGCGATCGTCCGGGACACCCAGGACGACGCGATGCTCCGCGACGCGTTGCTGGAGAACATCCATCGGGCGAACCTGAACCCGCTGGAGGAGGCGGCCGCGTACCAGCAACTGCTGGACGAGTTCGGCGCCACCCACGAGGAACTCGCCCGGCGCATCGGGCGGAGCCGGCCGCAGATCTCGAACACCATCCGGCTGCTCAACCTGCCCGCGCAGGTCCAGACCCGGGTCGCCGCAGGCATCCTCTCCGCCGGACACGCCCGTGCGCTGCTGAGCCTCGACGAGGCCGAGGCGCAGGAGCAGCTCGCACGGCGAATCGTCGCCGAGGGGATCTCGGTCCGCGCGACCGAGGAGATCGTCGCGCTGGCCCTGAGCGACGGTACGACGAAGAAGGAGGCGGCCAAGCGCCGCCCGAAGCCGCACGCCCCCGCCCTCACGGATCTGGCCGACCGGCTCTCCGACCGGTTCGACACCCGTGTGAAGGTCGACATCGGTCGGAGCAAGGGCAAGATCACCATTGAGTTCGCTACGGTCGATGACCTGGAGCGGATCGTCGGCCTTATCGGCGTCGGCCAGGAGGAGGAGCCGGAGGCCTGA
- a CDS encoding D-alanine--D-alanine ligase family protein has translation MVPTAAERSLVTDPAATADLRVLVLAGGLSYERDVSLRSGRRVLDALRAVGMDAEMRDADVALLPALDADPPDAVVIALHGATGEDGSLRGVLDLCGIPYVGCDARASRLAWDKPSAKAVLREAGIPTPDWVALPHDRFSELGAVAVLDRVVERLGLPLMVKPTQGGSGLGAAVVRDAASLPAAMVGCFAYDSTALVERYVPGMDVAVSVVDLGDGPRALPAVEIVPRNGVYDYAARYTAGRTTWHTPARLAPEVAGVVADVALAAHTALGLRDLSRVDLIVDSAGQPHVLEVNVSPGMTETSLLPLAVQAAGLDFGRTLGTLVARAATRRP, from the coding sequence ATGGTTCCCACCGCTGCCGAGCGTTCCCTCGTGACCGACCCCGCCGCCACCGCCGACCTGCGGGTGCTGGTGCTCGCCGGCGGGCTCTCCTATGAGCGTGACGTCTCGCTGCGGTCCGGGCGCCGGGTGCTGGACGCGCTTCGGGCCGTCGGCATGGACGCCGAGATGCGGGACGCCGACGTGGCGCTGCTGCCGGCCCTGGACGCCGACCCGCCGGACGCCGTCGTGATCGCCCTGCACGGCGCCACCGGCGAGGACGGGTCGCTGCGCGGCGTGCTGGACCTCTGCGGCATCCCGTACGTGGGGTGCGACGCCCGCGCGTCGCGGCTGGCGTGGGACAAGCCGTCGGCCAAGGCGGTGCTCCGCGAGGCGGGCATCCCGACCCCCGACTGGGTCGCCCTGCCGCACGACCGGTTCTCCGAGTTGGGTGCCGTGGCGGTGCTGGACCGGGTCGTCGAGCGGCTGGGGCTGCCGCTCATGGTGAAACCCACGCAGGGCGGTTCGGGGCTGGGCGCCGCCGTGGTCCGGGACGCCGCGTCCCTGCCGGCCGCGATGGTCGGCTGCTTCGCGTACGACTCGACGGCGCTGGTCGAGCGGTACGTGCCCGGCATGGACGTGGCGGTCTCCGTGGTCGACCTGGGCGACGGGCCGCGCGCTCTGCCAGCGGTGGAGATCGTGCCCCGCAACGGGGTGTACGACTACGCGGCCCGCTACACCGCCGGCCGGACGACCTGGCACACCCCCGCACGGCTGGCGCCGGAGGTGGCCGGCGTGGTCGCCGACGTCGCGCTGGCCGCGCACACCGCACTGGGCCTGCGCGACCTCAGCCGCGTCGACCTGATCGTGGACTCCGCAGGGCAGCCGCACGTGCTGGAGGTCAACGTCTCGCCGGGGATGACCGAGACCTCGTTGCTGCCGCTCGCGGTCCAGGCCGCTGGCCTGGACTTCGGCAGGACGCTCGGAACCCTGGTGGCCCGCGCCGCGACCCGGCGCCCCTGA
- a CDS encoding aminotransferase-like domain-containing protein: MTGTTLDDYTDRYARRVRGMTASEIRALFAVASRPEVVSLAGGAPYIAALPLDAVGEMLGRLGAEHGATTLQYGIGQGTLELRERICEVMALSGIDAACGASPDDVVVTVGGQQALDLVARLFLDPGDVVLAEGPTYVGALGVFQAAQAQVAHVPMDDDGLIPEALEAAIAEQARAGRRVKFLYTIPTYQNPTGVTLTEERRERVLDVCERAGLLVVEDDPYGQLGFAGDAPAPLRARRRDGVFYLSTFSKTFAPGLRVGWILAPHAVRDKLVIASEAQILCPSGYAQAAVSTYLGTMPWREQLKVYREVYRERRDAMLAALDDLMPAGTTWTTPGGGLFVWATLPDGLDSKAMMPRAIAARVAYVPGTGFYADGTGTGNMRLNFSFPSPERIREGVRRLAGVMEQDIAMRRVFGAVGRPGARRGQAGSDTPGPDLA, translated from the coding sequence ATGACCGGCACGACGCTCGACGACTACACCGACCGGTACGCCCGCCGCGTGCGGGGCATGACCGCCTCGGAGATCCGCGCGCTCTTCGCGGTGGCCAGTCGCCCGGAGGTGGTCTCGCTCGCTGGCGGCGCCCCCTACATCGCAGCGCTGCCGCTCGACGCGGTCGGCGAAATGCTCGGCCGGCTCGGTGCCGAGCACGGTGCCACCACCCTCCAGTACGGCATCGGGCAGGGCACCCTGGAGTTGCGCGAACGGATCTGCGAGGTGATGGCGCTCTCCGGCATCGACGCCGCGTGCGGCGCTTCCCCGGACGACGTGGTGGTCACCGTGGGCGGTCAGCAGGCCCTCGACCTGGTGGCCCGGCTCTTCCTCGACCCGGGGGACGTGGTGCTCGCCGAGGGCCCCACCTACGTCGGCGCGCTCGGCGTGTTCCAGGCCGCCCAGGCCCAGGTGGCGCACGTGCCCATGGACGACGACGGGCTGATCCCGGAGGCGCTGGAGGCGGCCATCGCCGAGCAGGCGCGCGCCGGCCGGCGGGTCAAGTTCCTCTACACCATCCCGACCTACCAGAACCCGACCGGCGTGACGCTGACCGAGGAGCGGCGGGAGCGGGTGCTCGACGTCTGCGAGCGCGCCGGCCTGCTCGTGGTCGAGGACGACCCGTACGGTCAGCTGGGTTTCGCCGGGGACGCGCCCGCGCCGCTGCGCGCGCGGCGCCGTGACGGGGTCTTCTACCTCAGCACCTTCTCCAAGACCTTCGCTCCCGGCCTGCGGGTCGGCTGGATCCTCGCGCCGCACGCCGTCCGCGACAAGCTGGTCATCGCCAGCGAGGCGCAGATCCTCTGCCCGAGCGGCTACGCGCAGGCCGCCGTCTCCACCTACCTCGGCACCATGCCGTGGCGGGAGCAGCTCAAGGTCTACCGCGAGGTCTACCGGGAACGGCGCGACGCGATGCTCGCCGCGCTGGACGACCTGATGCCCGCCGGCACGACCTGGACGACGCCGGGCGGCGGCCTCTTCGTCTGGGCGACCCTGCCCGACGGCCTCGACTCCAAGGCGATGATGCCCCGGGCCATCGCCGCCCGGGTGGCGTACGTGCCGGGCACCGGCTTCTACGCCGACGGCACCGGCACCGGCAACATGCGGCTCAACTTCTCGTTCCCGTCGCCGGAACGGATCCGCGAAGGCGTACGCCGACTGGCCGGCGTGATGGAGCAGGACATCGCCATGCGGCGGGTCTTCGGCGCGGTCGGCCGCCCCGGGGCGCGACGCGGGCAGGCCGGCTCGGACACGCCGGGACCCGACTTGGCATGA
- a CDS encoding GNAT family N-acetyltransferase, which translates to MSRRLVSLTLDTLEDLPRPCRQCVYWELDPVSADRACAAGDPGLEKEAWVSQTLLEWGSCGKLVYVDGMPAGFVLYAPPAYVPRSMAFPTSPVSADAALLMTANVVPAFAGGGLGRMLVQGVARDLTKRGIKAIEAFGDAKFGDAADPAGTCVAPADFFLSVGFKTVRPHPRFPRLRLELRTALSWKSDVEYALEKLLGSMSPETLLRPVRPAPATRSTAS; encoded by the coding sequence ATGTCGCGACGTCTGGTCAGCTTGACCCTGGACACCCTGGAGGACCTGCCCCGTCCGTGCCGGCAGTGCGTCTACTGGGAGCTTGATCCGGTCTCGGCGGACCGGGCCTGCGCGGCCGGCGATCCGGGGCTGGAGAAGGAGGCCTGGGTCTCGCAGACCCTGCTGGAGTGGGGTTCCTGCGGCAAGCTCGTCTACGTCGACGGCATGCCGGCCGGCTTCGTCCTCTACGCCCCGCCGGCCTACGTGCCGCGCTCGATGGCCTTCCCCACCTCCCCGGTCTCCGCCGACGCCGCGCTGCTGATGACGGCCAACGTGGTGCCCGCGTTCGCCGGCGGCGGGCTGGGCCGGATGCTGGTCCAGGGCGTCGCCCGGGACCTCACCAAGCGCGGCATCAAGGCGATCGAGGCGTTCGGCGACGCCAAGTTCGGCGACGCGGCCGACCCGGCCGGCACCTGCGTCGCGCCGGCCGACTTCTTCCTCTCGGTGGGCTTCAAGACGGTCCGCCCGCACCCGCGCTTCCCGCGGCTGCGGCTGGAGCTGCGTACGGCGCTGAGCTGGAAGTCCGACGTCGAGTACGCGCTGGAGAAGCTGCTCGGCTCGATGAGCCCCGAGACGCTGCTCCGCCCCGTCCGCCCGGCCCCGGCCACCCGCTCCACCGCCAGCTGA
- a CDS encoding N-acetylmuramoyl-L-alanine amidase, whose translation MRPIRPGDRGPAVTEIRTVLTGLDLLTPTAPDADEFDTHTERAVRAFQQSRGLSVDGRVGAETWRALDAARWRLGARTLYHAVPDPLTGEDVRSLQERLLEMGYDVGRADAIYGVRTSRAVAQFQREVGLTPDGSCGPHTMNALRRLGRKVVGGRPQWLRESDAIRQSGPTLVGRTVVIDPGHGGTDPGVLVPDGSLRWTEADLVHDLASRLEGRLAASGVRVQLTRGPAQEECLPDVDRAELANSLGADVFISLHVDGHANPEAEGVATYHYGTDNGVTSATGERLAGLVQREIVARTGLRDCRTHAKAWDLLRLTRMPAVRVEVGYLTSPADRGRLVDPRFRDRVAEAIVAAVQRMYFPVERDVPTGSIDVSELRAVVAAGTVVD comes from the coding sequence GTGCGTCCGATCCGACCCGGTGACCGTGGACCCGCGGTGACGGAGATCCGTACGGTGCTCACCGGCCTCGACCTTCTCACCCCGACGGCGCCGGACGCCGACGAGTTCGACACGCACACCGAACGCGCGGTACGGGCCTTCCAGCAGTCCCGGGGGCTCAGCGTGGACGGCCGCGTCGGCGCCGAGACCTGGCGGGCCCTGGACGCCGCCCGCTGGCGGCTGGGCGCCCGCACGCTCTACCATGCCGTACCGGATCCGCTCACCGGCGAGGACGTCCGCTCGCTCCAGGAACGGCTGCTGGAGATGGGGTACGACGTGGGGCGCGCGGACGCCATCTACGGCGTACGGACCTCCCGGGCGGTCGCCCAGTTCCAGCGGGAGGTCGGGCTGACGCCCGACGGCTCGTGCGGCCCGCACACCATGAACGCGTTGCGCCGGCTCGGCCGCAAGGTCGTCGGCGGGCGCCCGCAGTGGCTGCGCGAGTCCGACGCCATCCGGCAGTCCGGCCCGACGCTGGTGGGGCGGACCGTCGTCATCGACCCCGGGCACGGGGGCACCGACCCCGGCGTGCTGGTGCCGGACGGGTCGCTGCGGTGGACCGAGGCGGATCTCGTGCACGACCTGGCCAGCCGGTTGGAGGGCAGGCTCGCCGCCTCCGGCGTCCGCGTACAGCTCACCCGCGGGCCGGCCCAGGAGGAGTGCCTGCCGGACGTCGACCGCGCGGAGCTGGCCAACTCCCTCGGCGCCGACGTGTTCATCTCGCTGCACGTCGACGGGCATGCCAACCCGGAGGCCGAGGGGGTGGCGACCTACCACTACGGCACCGACAACGGGGTGACCTCGGCGACCGGGGAGCGGCTGGCCGGGCTGGTGCAGCGCGAGATCGTCGCCCGCACCGGGCTGCGCGACTGCCGCACACACGCGAAGGCGTGGGACCTGCTCCGGCTGACCCGGATGCCAGCCGTACGCGTCGAGGTCGGCTACCTCACCTCGCCCGCCGACCGGGGCCGACTGGTCGACCCCCGGTTCCGGGACCGGGTGGCGGAGGCCATCGTCGCCGCCGTGCAGCGGATGTACTTCCCCGTCGAGCGGGACGTCCCCACCGGCTCGATCGACGTGAGCGAGCTGCGGGCGGTGGTGGCCGCCGGCACGGTGGTGGACTGA
- the trxA gene encoding thioredoxin yields MGATKSVTDASFAVDVLKSDKPVLVDFWAEWCGPCRKVSPLLEEIAGEMGDQVTIVKLNIDENPETARAYRVMSVPTLTVFKNGEPVQSIAGAKPKGELVKLIESAL; encoded by the coding sequence GTGGGAGCAACGAAGTCGGTCACCGACGCGAGTTTCGCCGTCGACGTGCTGAAGTCCGACAAGCCGGTTCTGGTGGACTTCTGGGCCGAGTGGTGCGGCCCGTGCCGCAAGGTGTCGCCGCTGCTGGAGGAGATCGCCGGCGAGATGGGCGACCAGGTCACCATCGTCAAGCTCAACATCGACGAGAACCCGGAGACCGCCCGCGCCTACCGGGTGATGTCGGTCCCGACCCTGACGGTCTTCAAGAACGGCGAGCCGGTGCAGTCGATCGCCGGCGCCAAGCCGAAGGGCGAGCTCGTCAAGCTCATCGAATCGGCGCTCTGA
- the trxB gene encoding thioredoxin-disulfide reductase, with translation MDEVRNLIIIGSGPAGYTAAVYAARANLKPLIIEGVQSGGALMTTTEVENFPGFADGILGPELMDNMRKQAERFGAEFLTDDVTRVELKDTGSVGSDAVSTVWVGQTAYRARAVILATGSAWRPLGVPGEQEYLGHGVSSCATCDGFFFRNQHIVVVGGGDSAMEEASFLTRFADSVTILHRRDSFRASKIMAERALSNDKIKVEWNTVVEEILGDDGKVCGVRVRNTHTGESKVLDVTGVFVAIGHDPRSELFQGQVEMDDEGYVKVEAPSTRTSVPGVFAAGDLVDHTYRQAITAAGTGCAAALDAERFIATLQG, from the coding sequence GTGGACGAGGTCCGCAACCTGATCATCATCGGCTCCGGGCCGGCCGGTTACACGGCGGCGGTCTACGCGGCGCGCGCCAACCTCAAACCGCTCATCATCGAGGGCGTGCAGTCCGGCGGTGCGCTGATGACGACCACCGAGGTGGAGAACTTCCCCGGCTTCGCCGACGGCATCCTCGGCCCTGAGCTGATGGACAACATGCGCAAGCAGGCCGAGCGGTTCGGCGCGGAGTTCCTCACCGACGACGTGACGCGGGTCGAGCTGAAGGACACCGGCAGCGTGGGCTCCGACGCCGTCAGCACCGTCTGGGTGGGCCAGACCGCGTACCGGGCCAGGGCGGTCATCCTCGCCACCGGCTCCGCGTGGCGTCCGCTCGGCGTTCCCGGCGAGCAGGAGTACCTGGGCCACGGCGTCTCGTCCTGCGCGACCTGCGACGGCTTCTTCTTCCGCAACCAGCACATCGTGGTCGTCGGTGGCGGTGACTCGGCGATGGAGGAGGCGAGCTTCCTCACCCGGTTCGCCGACTCGGTCACCATCCTCCACCGCCGGGACTCCTTCCGGGCCAGCAAGATCATGGCCGAGCGGGCACTGAGCAACGACAAGATCAAGGTCGAGTGGAACACCGTGGTCGAGGAAATCCTCGGCGACGACGGCAAGGTCTGCGGGGTGCGGGTACGCAACACGCACACCGGCGAGTCCAAGGTCCTCGACGTCACCGGCGTCTTCGTGGCCATCGGCCACGACCCGCGCAGCGAGCTGTTCCAGGGCCAGGTGGAGATGGACGACGAGGGCTACGTGAAGGTCGAGGCGCCCAGCACCCGCACCAGCGTGCCCGGCGTCTTCGCCGCCGGCGACCTGGTGGACCACACCTACCGGCAGGCGATCACCGCCGCCGGCACGGGCTGTGCCGCCGCGCTGGACGCCGAGCGCTTCATCGCCACGCTGCAGGGCTGA